Within Oribacterium sp. oral taxon 102, the genomic segment TACCGGAACATCTGCGTCGTCGGGGACGACGACCAGAGCATCTACAGCTTCCGCGGTGCCAATCTCGAGAATATCCTCTCCTTTGAGAAGAGCTACCCGGGGGCGAAGGTCGTGAAGCTGGAGCAGAATTACCGCTCCACGGAGAAGATTCTGGACACGGCGAATGCCGTCATTTCCCACAATTCCGGCAGGAAGGACAAACGGATGTGGACAGACCGTAAGGGCGGTGCGGCAGTGCTGTTTCAGGAGTATGAGACAGCGAACGAGGAGGCGGCGGCAGTGGTCAGAGAGGTACGGGACTGCGGCAGAGCCTACAGCGAGCAGGCGGTGCTCTACCGGACAAATGCACAGTCCCGTCTTCTGGAGGAGCAGTGTGTGAAGTGGAATGTCCCCTACCGCATCATCGGCGGAGTAAACTTCTATCAGCGCAGGGAGATTAAGGATGTGCTCGCCTATATGAAGCTGGTTTCGAATGATGCGGACGATGTCGCCTTCGAGCGGATCATTAATGTCCCGAAGAGGAGTGTCGGCGCGAGCAGCCTCGCGAAGCTCCGGAGTCATGCCGCGCAGCGGCAGAGCATGTCGCAGCCCTTCTCCTTGTTTTCTGCAGCGGAAACAGCGGAGCAGAGCGGACTTTCCGGCAGGGCGCTGAAGTCGGTGCAGCATTTCACGGCGCAGATCCATGAATGGAGGGAGAAGCTGCGGGCGGCAGGGTACCTGCAGGAGGATGCTGCTCCGGGAATGGAGGAGAGCTTCAGCATCCGGGAGCTGATCGAGTCCATCCGGGACGATACCGGCTACGGTATGGAGCTTCGCGCGGAGGGGGTGGTCGAGGCGGAGACGCGGCTCATGAATATCGAGGAGGTCATTTCCAAGGCGGCGGACTATCAGTCATCCGCGGAGCAGCCGAAGCTGTCCGAATTTCTGGAGGAGGTTTCGCTCGTTTCGGATCTGGATCGGGCGGAGGAGGGGACGGATTGTCTTACGCTGATGACGCTTCACGGCGCGAAGGGGCTGGAGTTCCCGAAGGTCTATCTCGTAGGGCTGAGCGACGGGCTCTTCCCGGGCTTTTCCTCGATCAACGAGCCGGAGGAGCTGGAGGAGGAACGTCGGCTCTGCTATGTGGGGATCACGAGGGCAGAGGAGGAGCTGGTGATGAGCTCTGCGCGGAGCCGCATGATGAACGGGGAATACCAGCGCCTTCTGCCGAGCCGTTTCGTGGAGGAAATGCCGGACAGCGTGGTGCGGAAAAAGCTGCTCTATGTTCCGAAGCCCCGGGATGACTATGACGGCTTCTCCGCCTATTCTGGCACCCCGTTTGAGGAGGAGAATGACAGCAGGACAAACTCCTATGGATTCTCCGGCATGGGCTCACTCGGCTATCGGGACAGCGGCAGACAGGGCGGCCCGCACAATGTACAAAGCCGTGCGGGCGGCAGAAAACGCTCCGGTCCGGGGATCCCATCCCTGATGCAGAAGGGAATGGATAGACCGAAGCTGGAGCACCTCGACTATGGCGTGGGAGATCGCGTCTCCCATGTGAAGTTCGGCACGGGAACTGTGACGGAGATCACACAGGACAAGCGGGACTTCATGGTAACGGTTGATTTCGACGGCGCGGGGCGGAAGAAAATGTTTGCAAGCTTCGCGAGGCTTATGAAGCTGTGAGAAACCTCCGGCAGCGATCCCGACTTGACGGAGAGAATGCCGGATGATACGATGAAAAGAAATAGAAGCTGTAAAGGAGGATAGCATGGAGAGGTTTGACGTAAGGAGATTCCGGAATTTCACGGAGGAGGCGCGCGAGCGCGCCGAGGAGCTGGTAAATCGAGCGCGGATCATGGAGTTTCTGGAGAAAAAGAAGGAAGACGAGAAGCTGAAAAGGACGCTGATGCTGGTACTGGCGGCGATCGGTGCGATCGCTGCGGTAGCGGCGGTTTCCTATGCCGTATATCGTTTCGTCAGCCCGGACTACCTCGAGGAATACGAGGATGAGGACGACGTGGTTCCGGAGGCATAGGGCCGATGGCGCTCTGTGAAAATGCGGGGAGG encodes:
- a CDS encoding ATP-dependent helicase; the protein is MENLEAMMNERQAEAVRQTEGPLLVLAGAGSGKTRVLTHRVAYLIENRGVAPWHILAITFTNKAAQEMRERVNRLIGARASEIWVSTFHSMCVRILRRNIEALGYTRDFSIYDTEDQKTVMKQIFKDLNIDSKLLRERAVLSVISTAKNSGTDAASFQREAGGSLQERRIADCYLEYEKRLRQNNALDFDDLLLRTLELLRKQEEVRAYYQERFRYILVDEYQDTNDVQFELVHILAERYRNICVVGDDDQSIYSFRGANLENILSFEKSYPGAKVVKLEQNYRSTEKILDTANAVISHNSGRKDKRMWTDRKGGAAVLFQEYETANEEAAAVVREVRDCGRAYSEQAVLYRTNAQSRLLEEQCVKWNVPYRIIGGVNFYQRREIKDVLAYMKLVSNDADDVAFERIINVPKRSVGASSLAKLRSHAAQRQSMSQPFSLFSAAETAEQSGLSGRALKSVQHFTAQIHEWREKLRAAGYLQEDAAPGMEESFSIRELIESIRDDTGYGMELRAEGVVEAETRLMNIEEVISKAADYQSSAEQPKLSEFLEEVSLVSDLDRAEEGTDCLTLMTLHGAKGLEFPKVYLVGLSDGLFPGFSSINEPEELEEERRLCYVGITRAEEELVMSSARSRMMNGEYQRLLPSRFVEEMPDSVVRKKLLYVPKPRDDYDGFSAYSGTPFEEENDSRTNSYGFSGMGSLGYRDSGRQGGPHNVQSRAGGRKRSGPGIPSLMQKGMDRPKLEHLDYGVGDRVSHVKFGTGTVTEITQDKRDFMVTVDFDGAGRKKMFASFARLMKL
- a CDS encoding DUF4366 domain-containing protein; the protein is MERFDVRRFRNFTEEARERAEELVNRARIMEFLEKKKEDEKLKRTLMLVLAAIGAIAAVAAVSYAVYRFVSPDYLEEYEDEDDVVPEA